A DNA window from Brassica napus cultivar Da-Ae chromosome C1, Da-Ae, whole genome shotgun sequence contains the following coding sequences:
- the BNAC01G11080D gene encoding protein DOG1-like 1, with amino-acid sequence MENPSSSNIEEVQQECYDEWMSLQAKRMTDLKRALANGEKNDGALRELIQSVIEDFKDYARKRSEHSRRYSSNYFAPTWNTCLENALLWMGGCRPSSFIRLVYAMCGSQPSSVLPTSSVTTTSAIGESDRD; translated from the exons atggaGAATCCGAGCTCATCAAACATAGAAGAAGTTCAACAAGAATGTTATGATGAGTGGATGAGTTTACAAGCCAAACGCATGACGGACCTTAAACGAGCGTTAGCTAACGGTGAGAAAAACGATGGCGCGCTTCGAGAATTGATACAGTCAGTGATTGAAGATTTTAAAGACTATGCCCGAAAACGATCAGAACATTCTCGTCGATATAGCTCAAACTATTTTGCTCCGACATGGAACACTTGTCTTGAAAACGCACTTCTTTGGATGGGAGGTTGTCGTCCTTCTTCGTTTATACGACTCGTATACGCTATGTGTGGATCTCAACCGAGCTCCGTCTTACCAACTTCTTCCGTGACAACAACATCGGCG ATTGGTGAGTCGGATAGGGACTAA
- the LOC106431805 gene encoding protein DOG1-like 1, which yields MALGETPGRTDGAGESMSDLTAEQLFKINELHMKTVQEENMLTKQSATLQEDTADMPIAVAAFHKERIGEADVEVELALDKYEDEMARMLAEADKLRLTTLTKIVEILTAVQAADFLLAGKKLHFVDA from the coding sequence ATGGCTCTGGGTGAGACACCTGGCAGGACAGACGGAGCAGGCGAGTCGATGAGTGATCTAACGGCTGAGCAATTATTCAAGATCAACGAGCTACATATGAAAACGGTACAAGAAGAGAACATGCTGACTAAGCAATCGGCGACTTTACAAGAAGACACGGCGGATATGCCTATTGCCGTCGCGGCGTTCCACAAAGAAAGGATCGGAGAAGCCGACGTGGAGGTGGAGCTTGCGCTTGATAAGTACGAGGACGAAATGGCTCGTATGTTAGCTGAAGCGGATAAGCTGAGGTTAACCACTTTAACTAAAATTGTTGAGATTTTAACGGCGGTTCAAGCGGCGGACTTTCTACTTGCCGGGAAGAAACTTCATTTTGTCGATGCATGA
- the LOC106357603 gene encoding leucine-rich repeat extensin-like protein 5, whose product MKTKKMAQIYALFVLHFTFLFSTGLSHSYSLASSNSDLSDKEVHLIRQRQLLYYRDDFGDRGENVVVDPSLVFENPRLRSAYVALQAWKQAILSDPNNFTANWIGSDVCSYTGVYCAPAPDNPRIRTVAGIDLNHADIAGYLPQELGLLTDLALFHVNSNRFCGTVPHRFNRLKLLFELDLSNNRFAGIFPAVILQLPSLKFLDLRFNEFEGPVPRELFSKDLDAIFINHNRFRFELPDNLGDSPVSVIVVANNQFHGCIPTSLGDMRNLEEIIFMNNGFNSCLPSEIGRLKNVTVFDFSFNELVGSLPASTGGMVSLEQLNVAHNRFSGKIPASICQLPRLENFNFSYNFFTGEPPVCIGLPGVDDRRNCIPTRPAQRSPGQCAAFLSLPPVNCASFGCGRSVTPSPRPPVVVPSPPTTPSPGGSPPSPSISPASPPMVVPPSPISPIPGPVSPSSPPTIGPSPPSTPPSPGSQSPPGSPSPPGVVPFPPPTPVYSPPSPPPSTGHSPPSPSPPTGFSPPSPPPSAGHSPPSPPPSTGHSPPSPPPSTGPSPPPSPPSTGYSPPPPPPSTGYSPPSPPPSTGYSPPSPPPPSTGYSPPSPPPSMGYSPPSPPPPSTGYSPPSPPPSAGHCPPSPAPPTYSPSPPPPPPTYYPPQPPQPSPSQPPQFSPPPAPYYYSSPPPPPHYSLPPPPHSPPPPVYHYLSPPPPPTPVYSPPPCIDHSPPPPPPPTVHYTPPPSPVYYNSPPPPPSVHYSPPPSSPPPPVIHHSPPPPPPGYEGPLPPIPGVSYASPPPPPFY is encoded by the coding sequence atgaagacgaagaagatggCTCAGATCTACGCTCTTTTTGTTCTTCATTTTACCTTCTTGTTTTCTACTGGTCTCTCTCACTCTTATTCACTCGCTAGTTCCAACAGCGATCTTTCAGACAAAGAGGTCCATCTGATCCGACAGCGACAGCTTCTGTACTACCGCGACGACTTTGGCGACCGTGGCGAGAATGTCGTCGTCGACCCATCTCTCGTCTTCGAGAATCCACGTCTTCGAAGTGCTTACGTAGCTCTTCAAGCTTGGAAACAAGCCATTCTCTCTGATCCAAACAACTTCACCGCCAACTGGATCGGCTCCGACGTCTGCAGTTACACCGGCGTTTACTGTGCTCCGGCGCCGGATAACCCACGGATCCGTACAGTCGCCGGGATAGATCTCAACCACGCTGACATTGCTGGATACTTGCCTCAAGAGCTTGGTTTGTTAACGGATCTTGCTCTGTTCCACGTTAACTCGAACCGGTTTTGTGGAACCGTACCGCATCGGTTTAACCGGCTTAAGCTTCTGTTCGAGTTAGATCTCAGCAATAACCGGTTCGCCGGTATATTTCCTGCGGTTATCCTCCAGTTACCGTCGTTGAAGTTTCTGGATCTACGGTTTAACGAGTTTGAAGGACCTGTACCGAGAGAGCTCTTCAGTAAAGATCTAGATGCGATTTTCATTAACCATAACCGGTTCCGGTTCGAGTTACCGGATAATTTGGGAGATTCACCGGTTTCCGTCATCGTTGTGGCGAATAATCAGTTCCACGGTTGTATTCCGACGAGTTTGGGCGATATGAGGAACTTGGAAGAGATCATCTTCATGAACAATGGGTTTAACTCTTGCTTGCCGTCGGAGATCGGACGGTTGAAAAACGTCACCGTGTTTGATTTCAGTTTCAACGAGCTGGTGGGGTCGTTACCGGCGAGTACCGGCGGAATGGTTTCGTTGGAACAGTTAAATGTGGCGCATAATAGATTCTCCGGGAAGATTCCGGCGAGTATTTGTCAGTTGCCGAGACTGGAGAACTTTAATTTCAGCTACAATTTCTTCACCGGAGAGCCGCCGGTATGTATCGGTTTGCCTGGGGTTGATGATCGGCGTAACTGTATACCGACGAGACCTGCGCAGAGATCTCCGGGGCAATGTGCGGCTTTCTTGTCTTTGCCGCCGGTGAATTGTGCATCGTTTGGATGTGGGCGTTCTGTTACTCCTAGTCCTCGGCCTCCGGTTGTAGTCCCGTCACCGCCGACAACACCATCTCCTGGTGGTTCACCTCCTTCGCCGTCTATTTCGCCAGCTAGTCCTCCGATGGTGGTGCCGCCGTCTCCCATTTCTCCAATTCCTGGTCCTGTTTCGCCGTCTAGTCCTCCAACCATTGGTCCGTCTCCTCCGTCAACTCCACCGTCACCGGGTTCTCAGTCACCGCCTGGTTCTCCTAGTCCTCCTGGTGTAGTTCCATTTCCTCCTCCCACTCCGGTTTATTCTCCTCCATCACCACCACCATCGACAGGTCACTCCCCGCCATCACCCTCGCCGCCGACTGGGTTTTCTCCTCCATCACCACCGCCGTCCGCAGGTCACTCTCCTCCATCACCACCACCGTCGACGGGTCACTCACCTCCATCACCACCGCCGTCGACGGGTCCTTCTCCCCCACCATCACCACCGTCGACGGGTTACTCTCCCCCACCACCACCGCCGTCGACGGGGTACTCTCCTCCATCACCACCACCGTCGACAGGTTACTCTCctccatcaccaccaccaccgtcgACGGGTTACTCTCCTCCATCACCACCACCGTCGATGGGTTACTCTCctccatcaccaccaccaccgtcgACAGGTTACTCTCCTCCATCACCTCCACCGTCGGCAGGTCACTGTCCTCCATCTCCCGCGCCACCAACATATTCTCCTTCACCACCACCTCCGCCTCCGACATACTACCCACCGCAGCCACCACAACCATCTCCCTCACAGCCACCTCAATTTTCACCACCACCAGCCCCTTACTATTACAGCTCACCCCCTCCGCCGCCACATTACTCGTTACCTCCACCACCGcactcaccaccaccaccggttTATCACTATCTAtccccaccacctccaccaacGCCAGTATATTCTCCTCCACCTTGCATAGATCACTCACCACCTCCACCTCCGCCTCCGACCGTACATTACACTCCTCCGCCATCCCCTGTTTACTACAACtcacctccaccaccaccgtcCGTCCACTATAGTCCGCCGCCATCTTCGCCACCTCCTCCGGTGATTCACCATAGCCCACCACCGCCACCTCCTGGTTACGAAGGACCACTACCGCCTATTCCCGGAGTATCATACGCTTCTCCTCCACCGCCTCCCTTTTATTGA